In Alteribacter lacisalsi, a genomic segment contains:
- a CDS encoding YitT family protein has product MLRILYMMAGCAIVSFGVVILQSSQVITGGTAGLALSVSYLMSWSFAIAFFLINLPFYILSVAKMGWNFTLSTLFAVTTLSLMTEVMQYLPSFTIAPLAGALLGGLVIGSGLCILFLNGSSLGGANILSLVLQKRFGLDPGKTLFTFDTLVILTGLISVGLVRGLYSILSVMVISLIISLLKNRIAAKNEDRTAPEPAPAEHAS; this is encoded by the coding sequence TTGCTTAGAATTTTATACATGATGGCAGGCTGCGCCATTGTCAGTTTTGGCGTGGTCATCCTGCAGAGTTCCCAGGTTATTACCGGGGGCACGGCAGGTCTCGCACTGAGCGTGTCCTATCTGATGTCCTGGTCGTTTGCGATTGCCTTCTTTCTGATTAATCTGCCTTTCTACATCCTTTCTGTAGCGAAAATGGGATGGAACTTTACTCTCTCTACCCTTTTCGCTGTCACGACCCTTTCTCTTATGACTGAAGTCATGCAGTATCTTCCGTCATTTACTATAGCTCCTCTTGCCGGTGCTCTCCTTGGGGGTCTCGTGATCGGATCGGGTCTTTGTATTTTGTTTCTTAATGGTTCATCTCTTGGTGGTGCAAACATCCTGTCCCTTGTTCTGCAGAAGCGCTTCGGACTGGATCCGGGTAAAACACTGTTTACGTTTGATACACTTGTCATTTTGACAGGACTGATCAGTGTCGGACTTGTCCGCGGGCTTTACTCCATTCTTTCTGTGATGGTGATTTCTCTTATCATCAGCCTGCTTAAAAACCGTATAGCAGCAAAAAACGAAGACCGCACTGCACCAGAGCCTGCTCCTGCCGAGCATGCTTCCTGA
- a CDS encoding M50 family metallopeptidase, whose product MITEYAVLFALVLLLSFVPVIGPYVKLFNTLVHEVIGHALIARLTGGRVSSVHLFHNTGGMARFHHHKAGRILTIFSGYPAASLVSAAYIYLYRSGYVLELAVFLVILLVISLLFWIRNLTGFFWVVSVLGGFFLLYRYEGEIYLSLIIMIIGVMMLIQAFASAIVVCLLSFSLTQHSGDAQFLAEETRIPAPVWGVIFALFATLCFAAGIFFWFSEDLTIVFNM is encoded by the coding sequence ATGATTACTGAATACGCAGTCCTGTTTGCGCTCGTCCTTTTACTGTCATTTGTTCCGGTTATTGGTCCTTACGTGAAACTGTTTAATACTCTCGTCCATGAAGTGATCGGTCATGCTCTTATAGCAAGACTTACTGGAGGGCGGGTTTCCTCTGTTCACTTGTTTCACAATACCGGAGGCATGGCCAGATTTCACCATCATAAAGCAGGACGTATTCTGACGATTTTTTCGGGCTATCCGGCAGCCTCTCTCGTCAGTGCAGCGTATATTTATTTATACAGAAGCGGTTATGTGCTGGAACTTGCTGTTTTCCTTGTGATTCTGCTTGTCATCAGTCTTCTTTTCTGGATTCGGAACTTGACAGGATTTTTTTGGGTGGTCAGTGTCCTGGGGGGATTTTTTCTGCTGTACCGCTATGAGGGGGAAATTTACCTATCGCTTATTATCATGATTATAGGCGTAATGATGCTGATTCAGGCCTTTGCCAGTGCCATTGTGGTCTGTCTGCTCAGTTTTTCCCTAACCCAGCACAGCGGTGATGCTCAGTTTCTGGCAGAGGAAACCCGGATTCCAGCACCGGTCTGGGGTGTGATTTTTGCTCTTTTTGCCACCTTGTGTTTTGCAGCAGGAATTTTCTTCTGGTTTTCAGAAGATCTGACAATTGTTTTCAATATGTAA
- a CDS encoding CvfB family protein: MHTFEPGTIEKLTVSQEVGGDYVLSDGNRIVVLPQQEVSAAPEPGDRISVFIYLNKKGETIATMSLPAVTADTYEWVKVVESVKGLGVFADIGLKEDVLVSSDDLPLLESVWPKEGDELFVTLTTDKKGRLLAKPATETVVEDSFKEAPQTLKHTTAEGRVYRSTKVGSFVITTEGYRGFVHYSERKEEPRLGEWVSGRVIGVKEDGTVNMSLRPLKQEVLDEDAESVFAYLIRTGGEMPFTDKSDPDEIRDTFKISKAAFKRALGRLMKEGRVRQEDGKTFAVSNEE, translated from the coding sequence ATGCATACATTTGAACCGGGAACGATAGAAAAATTAACGGTAAGCCAGGAAGTTGGCGGTGATTACGTGTTAAGTGACGGCAACAGGATTGTGGTCCTTCCCCAGCAGGAGGTATCCGCAGCACCTGAACCGGGTGATCGCATCAGCGTGTTTATTTATTTGAATAAAAAAGGTGAAACCATTGCCACTATGAGCCTGCCTGCAGTTACAGCAGATACATACGAATGGGTGAAGGTGGTTGAATCCGTAAAGGGGCTCGGTGTATTTGCCGACATAGGGCTCAAGGAAGACGTACTCGTGTCCTCGGATGATCTTCCTCTCCTAGAGAGTGTCTGGCCAAAAGAAGGAGACGAACTTTTTGTCACATTAACGACAGATAAAAAAGGACGGCTCCTAGCCAAACCCGCGACCGAAACTGTCGTTGAGGATTCGTTTAAAGAGGCTCCGCAGACACTTAAGCACACGACAGCAGAAGGGCGTGTATACCGCTCAACCAAGGTGGGATCATTCGTCATTACAACCGAAGGATACCGGGGATTTGTTCATTACAGTGAACGCAAGGAAGAGCCCCGCCTCGGTGAGTGGGTAAGCGGCAGGGTGATCGGTGTGAAAGAGGACGGCACCGTCAATATGTCTCTGCGTCCATTAAAGCAGGAGGTACTTGATGAGGATGCCGAGTCTGTATTCGCCTATCTGATTCGGACAGGGGGAGAAATGCCGTTTACAGATAAAAGTGATCCTGATGAGATTCGTGACACGTTTAAAATCAGTAAAGCAGCGTTTAAACGGGCTCTCGGCAGACTGATGAAAGAAGGAAGAGTCAGACAGGAAGACGGTAAAACTTTTGCTGTGTCCAATGAAGAATAG
- a CDS encoding DUF429 domain-containing protein, with product MAQKITAIGWDVGGWMGARHGAAVCTIDHEGITWAKEPAVCSLPEDGFWNPEDLARQGGFEAEFPEDSTVVVGIDAPLSFPEAFTRFLAGDTVPAGKPGREIDNPLAYRETDRYIHKKYRKKPLSASFDRIGNNATVAMSHVKKWETDYGFHTRPFSCVKSSREIIEVYPALVKQTSKSPAAPFLHKWIPETAAPGTDAYDACICALYAAAFALNGSLLPALEGPPVEGPWQKEGWIYHFDRDL from the coding sequence GTGGCACAAAAAATAACGGCAATCGGATGGGATGTGGGCGGATGGATGGGAGCAAGACACGGTGCTGCTGTCTGTACAATAGATCATGAAGGGATTACATGGGCAAAAGAGCCGGCAGTCTGTTCGCTTCCTGAAGACGGCTTCTGGAATCCTGAGGATCTGGCACGGCAAGGTGGTTTTGAAGCAGAGTTTCCGGAAGATTCCACGGTCGTCGTCGGAATTGATGCCCCATTGTCTTTTCCAGAAGCCTTCACCCGTTTTCTTGCAGGTGATACAGTACCGGCTGGGAAACCCGGCAGGGAAATTGATAATCCCCTTGCTTACAGAGAGACAGATCGGTATATTCATAAGAAGTACCGTAAAAAACCTTTATCGGCCTCTTTTGACCGGATCGGCAATAATGCCACCGTGGCTATGAGTCATGTGAAGAAATGGGAAACGGACTACGGTTTTCACACTCGGCCTTTCAGCTGCGTAAAAAGCAGCCGGGAGATTATTGAGGTTTATCCTGCTCTCGTAAAACAGACGAGTAAATCGCCTGCTGCCCCGTTTCTCCACAAATGGATCCCGGAAACGGCAGCTCCGGGAACGGATGCTTATGACGCCTGTATCTGCGCGTTGTACGCAGCAGCGTTTGCATTAAACGGAAGTCTTCTACCGGCCCTTGAAGGACCTCCAGTAGAAGGTCCATGGCAAAAAGAAGGCTGGATTTACCATTTTGACAGGGATCTATAA
- a CDS encoding dimethylarginine dimethylaminohydrolase family protein codes for MNKNDQSIKSFCDTEYGKLVRVALCEPRHIEIRDTINETQKKYAGEGIDTELAMHQHKQFSKALNEFGVDVIQLSPLPEHPEQVFTRDIAFTLGKTVFVAEMAQKIRFGEEEHLKTWLKDEKISYYNILGDKIEGGDIIIDGSNIYAGISDRTNQAAIDHLESLLPAYSILPISFPHKYLHLDCIFNILSPAHAILFKGAMNEFDEELLTSRYDCIFVSEEEQFTLGTNVLSIGDNTVFSLSVNKDVNRQMRDRGFNVVEIDISEIIKSGGSFRCCSMPILRERGI; via the coding sequence ATGAACAAAAACGATCAGAGTATAAAATCATTTTGTGACACAGAGTACGGAAAGCTTGTCCGTGTAGCACTATGTGAACCCCGTCATATCGAGATACGCGACACAATTAATGAAACGCAGAAAAAATATGCCGGGGAAGGGATTGACACCGAACTGGCCATGCATCAGCACAAACAGTTCTCCAAAGCTCTGAATGAATTCGGAGTCGACGTCATTCAACTCTCCCCGTTACCCGAGCACCCCGAGCAGGTATTTACGAGGGACATTGCGTTCACGCTCGGTAAAACGGTCTTTGTTGCGGAAATGGCTCAGAAGATCCGGTTTGGAGAAGAGGAGCATCTGAAAACCTGGCTGAAAGATGAAAAGATCAGTTACTACAATATTTTAGGAGATAAAATTGAAGGCGGGGATATTATTATTGACGGATCCAATATTTATGCCGGCATCAGTGACCGGACGAATCAGGCTGCAATTGACCACTTGGAAAGCCTGCTCCCCGCTTACTCTATCTTACCTATTTCATTCCCGCATAAATACCTTCATCTGGACTGTATTTTCAACATCCTGAGCCCCGCTCACGCCATTTTGTTTAAGGGCGCAATGAACGAATTCGACGAAGAATTACTCACGTCACGCTATGACTGTATTTTTGTTTCGGAAGAAGAACAGTTTACACTCGGAACCAACGTGTTGTCGATCGGAGATAATACCGTCTTCAGCCTGTCGGTAAACAAAGATGTAAATCGCCAGATGCGAGACAGGGGATTCAACGTAGTGGAGATCGACATTTCTGAAATCATTAAATCGGGAGGATCATTCAGATGCTGCTCAATGCCGATCCTTCGTGAGAGAGGTATTTAG